Proteins encoded within one genomic window of Geotalea daltonii FRC-32:
- a CDS encoding response regulator, whose product MNNKVMIIDDNEYIRESIEILFRAKRINVLTASGGEECLHHLEAGFRGVLLMDIMMPEMDGWDTIRQMVARGLYEGNTILMLTAMGEPDGRMEEIQKYVTDYLTKPFNPTALLEAVEYYHQLLVSGSTDVRQ is encoded by the coding sequence ATGAACAATAAAGTGATGATTATCGACGACAACGAATATATCCGGGAATCCATCGAGATCCTGTTCAGGGCCAAAAGAATCAACGTCCTTACCGCCTCCGGAGGGGAAGAATGCCTGCATCATCTGGAAGCGGGCTTCAGAGGGGTCCTGCTCATGGACATCATGATGCCTGAGATGGACGGCTGGGATACCATTCGCCAGATGGTCGCCAGAGGGCTGTATGAGGGCAATACCATTCTCATGCTCACGGCAATGGGGGAACCCGACGGCAGGATGGAAGAGATCCAGAAATATGTGACCGATTACCTGACAAAGCCTTTCAATCCCACTGCCCTCCTTGAAGCGGTGGAATACTACCACCAGTTGCTGGTATCGGGTAGTACCGATGTCCGGCAATAA
- a CDS encoding chemotaxis protein CheW codes for MQNEQGSTQSGRGEEYLTFTLGKEEYGMDILKVQEIRGYDAVTHIANSPDFLKGVINLRGVIVPIVDMRIKFNLGSAVYNEFTVVIIINVAGRVVGMVVDGVSDVISLAPEQVKAAPEFSSGLDTRHITGLGTINDQMLILVDIEQLMSSPEMQLMNNGNMQPSALPVDTITAQGEQLCNGSII; via the coding sequence ATGCAGAATGAACAGGGATCAACGCAGAGCGGGAGGGGGGAAGAATATCTAACCTTCACCCTTGGCAAAGAAGAGTATGGCATGGATATTCTCAAGGTGCAGGAGATTCGTGGCTATGACGCGGTAACGCATATTGCCAACTCACCCGACTTCCTCAAGGGGGTCATCAATCTGCGCGGCGTCATCGTCCCCATCGTCGACATGCGCATCAAATTCAACCTGGGTAGCGCCGTTTACAACGAATTCACCGTCGTCATCATCATCAATGTTGCCGGCAGAGTGGTCGGCATGGTTGTCGATGGGGTATCTGACGTCATCAGCCTTGCTCCGGAACAGGTCAAGGCAGCTCCGGAATTCAGCTCCGGTCTTGATACCAGACACATCACCGGCCTCGGCACCATCAATGACCAGATGCTGATCCTGGTGGACATCGAGCAGTTGATGTCCAGCCCGGAAATGCAGTTGATGAACAATGGAAACATGCAACCGTCGGCATTGCCGGTGGACACAATAACTGCCCAAGGAGAACAGCTATGCAATGGTTCTATAATCTGA
- a CDS encoding CcdB family protein — protein MVYENLEEDTRKEVPFLLDVQHELHSHLLTRVMIPLVRTDAQKAGWTRCALHLQ, from the coding sequence ATCGTATATGAGAATCTTGAGGAAGATACTCGCAAAGAAGTACCATTTCTTCTCGACGTACAACACGAGTTACACTCTCACCTACTGACGCGTGTGATGATTCCATTAGTGCGAACCGATGCTCAGAAAGCAGGTTGGACACGTTGTGCCCTACATTTACAATAG
- a CDS encoding sigma-54-dependent transcriptional regulator, whose protein sequence is MTVPGKFPILLVDDEEEMLFIHSVMFRGAGFSEVTTLSDSRKVLPLLEERSVALIVLDLYMPFLGGFELLKEIKDRFPQIPVIIMSAANQIELAVECMKTGAFDYFVKPAEKSRLLASVNRALELHSLRDEVSLLTRHFFSDRLDREEVFASIITRNPAMRRIFRYMEAVAASDQPVLVTGETGVGKEMVVRALHDASHRKGQFIAVNVAGLDDQAFSDTLFGHTRGAFTGADQAREGLVTKAAGGTLFLDEIGDLQLPSQIKLLRLLQEREYYPLGSDNAKKSDSRIVVATNRDLKQMMEGNSFRSDLYYRLKTHRIQVPPLRDRLEDMPLLVNHFLDEAAAAMGKSRPVPPVELNGYLAAYSFPGNIRELKGLIFDAVASHQQGVLSLETFRKAIGNDHTPHGPEPVDYFKHCSGAAGERMPTLKEAEEALIAHALKAACGNQGIAAAHLGISRQALNKRLCRRGENPPD, encoded by the coding sequence ATGACAGTCCCGGGGAAATTTCCAATTCTTCTTGTCGATGACGAGGAGGAGATGCTCTTCATCCACAGCGTCATGTTCAGGGGGGCCGGTTTCAGCGAGGTGACCACCCTGAGCGACAGCCGCAAGGTGCTGCCCCTGCTTGAGGAAAGGAGCGTCGCCCTGATTGTTCTCGACCTCTATATGCCGTTCCTCGGTGGTTTCGAGCTGCTCAAGGAGATCAAAGACCGTTTTCCGCAGATCCCGGTCATCATCATGAGCGCGGCCAATCAAATCGAGCTGGCGGTGGAATGCATGAAAACCGGAGCCTTCGACTATTTTGTCAAACCTGCCGAGAAAAGCCGGCTGCTGGCCAGTGTCAACAGAGCTCTCGAGCTGCATTCCCTGCGCGACGAGGTCTCCCTGCTGACAAGGCATTTTTTCTCGGATCGACTGGACCGGGAAGAGGTATTTGCCTCTATCATCACGCGAAACCCGGCCATGAGACGCATCTTCCGCTATATGGAGGCAGTGGCGGCAAGTGATCAGCCGGTACTGGTGACGGGAGAAACCGGGGTTGGCAAGGAGATGGTCGTACGCGCGCTCCATGATGCCAGCCACCGCAAAGGCCAGTTCATAGCCGTTAACGTGGCCGGTCTGGATGACCAGGCTTTCTCGGACACCCTCTTTGGCCACACCAGGGGGGCATTTACAGGGGCTGACCAGGCGCGCGAAGGCCTGGTGACAAAGGCGGCAGGGGGCACCCTTTTCCTCGATGAGATCGGCGACTTGCAACTGCCGTCCCAGATCAAGCTGCTGCGTCTTCTGCAGGAAAGGGAGTATTATCCTCTCGGCTCCGACAATGCGAAGAAAAGCGATTCCAGAATTGTCGTCGCCACCAACCGCGACCTGAAGCAGATGATGGAGGGGAATTCCTTCCGTAGTGACCTCTATTACCGGCTCAAAACCCACCGAATCCAGGTGCCGCCGCTGCGCGACCGGCTTGAAGATATGCCCCTGCTCGTCAATCATTTTCTTGACGAAGCGGCTGCGGCCATGGGCAAAAGCAGGCCGGTTCCCCCAGTCGAGCTTAACGGCTACCTTGCTGCTTACAGCTTCCCGGGCAACATCCGCGAGTTGAAAGGGCTGATCTTCGACGCCGTGGCCAGTCATCAACAGGGGGTGCTTTCCCTCGAAACCTTCCGGAAAGCCATCGGCAACGACCATACCCCCCATGGCCCCGAGCCCGTTGACTATTTCAAGCACTGCAGCGGAGCAGCAGGTGAGCGTATGCCAACCCTCAAGGAAGCGGAAGAAGCTCTCATCGCCCATGCCCTGAAAGCTGCTTGCGGCAATCAGGGCATCGCCGCCGCCCACCTGGGCATCAGCAGACAGGCTCTAAACAAGCGCCTGTGCCGCCGGGGTGAAAATCCGCCAGACTGA
- a CDS encoding chemotaxis protein CheW — MKTSIDMARFCQTFFEECSEHLAEIERILLSLDLNRPDEEELNALFRSAHTIKGSAGIFGFEDMTSVTHLLESLLDRIRGHEMLLTASMVDLFLKAKDAIALQLAGHRDGERVDLQFIEEVCCSLRHLTEQDALPSPSTKGDLPAVQAQTEDGKMQSTFELRFSPDTDLFMRGARLDYLFDELGELGELTAQAIIADAPPVEQLDPEHCHTRWQLWLAGTCNDMEIRDVFEFVADDDQLNIRRVQSAEIGNDRPEPQPVTASGSQTAAETQPFGRRAYDKDETAPGAFGRRGGEAESSIRVGVAKVDQLINQVGELVITQAMLDQMGRQLDPVLFQNLHQGLLQLERNTRDLQQSVMSIRLVPISIVFNRFPRLVRELAAKLGKQVELKMVGETTELDKGLVEKIADPLTHLVRNALDHALEVPELRIAAGKGPTGSVILQASQVGGRIVIDVIDDGAGLNREKILTKAVERGIATADTMSDEEVWQLIFAPGFSTAEAVTDISGRGVGMDVVLKNVQSLGGRVAIQSEQGKGTRVTISLPLTLAILDGLSVGVGNERLIVPINAIVESLQPTGENLKAINGNEVVQVRGEYIPILRLHRIFNLTDAVTDPRHGILMIIEVEGEKGAMLVDNLQDELQVVIKSMEENYRKVEGTSGAAILGDGRVALILDVGALMQPGKRNSNWHRTRSKEAWDAE, encoded by the coding sequence ATGAAAACCTCCATTGACATGGCCCGATTCTGCCAGACCTTCTTTGAGGAATGTAGCGAGCATCTGGCTGAAATAGAACGTATCCTCCTTTCCCTGGATTTGAACAGGCCGGATGAAGAGGAACTGAATGCCCTCTTCCGCTCGGCACACACTATCAAGGGAAGTGCCGGCATCTTCGGCTTCGAGGATATGACCTCGGTCACCCACCTGCTTGAATCGCTGCTCGACCGGATCCGGGGCCACGAGATGCTGCTCACCGCGTCTATGGTTGATCTTTTTCTGAAGGCAAAGGATGCCATCGCCCTGCAGTTGGCCGGTCACCGTGATGGAGAACGGGTCGACCTGCAGTTTATCGAGGAGGTCTGTTGCAGCCTGCGGCATCTAACCGAACAGGACGCCCTTCCCTCCCCCTCGACAAAAGGGGATTTACCCGCAGTTCAGGCCCAGACAGAAGATGGAAAGATGCAAAGCACCTTCGAGCTCCGCTTCAGCCCGGACACGGACCTCTTCATGCGTGGCGCCCGCCTTGACTATCTCTTCGACGAACTGGGGGAACTGGGAGAATTGACGGCTCAGGCAATCATAGCTGATGCTCCGCCGGTTGAGCAGCTTGATCCGGAACATTGCCACACCCGTTGGCAGCTATGGCTCGCCGGCACCTGCAACGACATGGAAATCCGCGATGTTTTCGAGTTTGTGGCTGATGATGATCAGTTGAACATCCGCAGGGTTCAAAGCGCTGAAATTGGCAATGACAGGCCGGAACCGCAGCCGGTGACGGCAAGTGGTTCCCAGACGGCAGCGGAGACACAACCGTTCGGCAGAAGGGCCTATGACAAGGATGAAACTGCGCCTGGAGCCTTCGGCCGTCGGGGGGGGGAGGCGGAATCTTCCATCCGGGTTGGCGTGGCCAAGGTCGACCAGCTGATCAACCAGGTGGGAGAGCTGGTGATCACCCAGGCCATGCTCGACCAGATGGGGAGGCAGCTGGATCCGGTCCTTTTTCAAAACCTGCATCAGGGATTGCTGCAACTGGAACGGAACACCAGGGATCTGCAGCAGAGCGTCATGTCCATCCGGCTTGTCCCCATCAGCATCGTTTTCAACCGCTTCCCCAGGCTGGTGCGGGAGCTGGCGGCCAAGCTGGGCAAGCAGGTTGAACTGAAAATGGTCGGAGAGACAACGGAACTGGACAAGGGTCTGGTGGAGAAAATCGCCGATCCCCTCACCCATCTGGTGCGCAATGCCCTGGATCACGCCCTGGAGGTTCCTGAGTTGCGCATAGCCGCCGGCAAAGGGCCCACCGGCAGCGTGATCCTGCAGGCGTCCCAAGTGGGGGGAAGGATCGTCATCGACGTCATTGATGACGGTGCCGGCCTCAACCGGGAAAAAATCCTGACGAAAGCAGTCGAGCGCGGCATTGCCACTGCCGACACCATGTCCGATGAAGAAGTCTGGCAGCTCATTTTCGCCCCCGGTTTCTCCACCGCCGAGGCGGTCACCGATATCTCCGGACGCGGTGTCGGTATGGATGTGGTGTTGAAAAACGTTCAGAGTCTCGGAGGACGGGTTGCCATCCAGTCGGAGCAGGGCAAGGGGACCCGCGTCACCATAAGCCTCCCCCTCACCCTCGCCATTCTGGACGGGCTGAGCGTTGGTGTCGGCAATGAACGTCTGATTGTGCCAATCAACGCTATTGTCGAATCCCTCCAACCCACCGGAGAAAATCTGAAAGCCATTAACGGCAACGAGGTGGTCCAGGTGAGAGGGGAATATATCCCCATCCTGCGCCTCCACCGCATTTTCAACCTTACCGATGCGGTTACCGATCCCAGGCATGGCATTCTCATGATCATAGAGGTAGAGGGGGAAAAGGGGGCAATGCTGGTCGACAATCTACAGGACGAGCTCCAGGTGGTAATCAAGAGCATGGAGGAAAATTATCGTAAAGTGGAAGGCACTTCCGGCGCAGCTATCCTTGGCGACGGTCGTGTAGCCTTGATCCTTGACGTGGGAGCCCTGATGCAACCGGGAAAAAGGAACAGCAACTGGCACCGGACCAGATCAAAGGAGGCGTGGGATGCAGAATGA
- a CDS encoding methyl-accepting chemotaxis protein, with protein MQWFYNLKIGTKLLSSFIILALIAGIIGWIGIANINKADDNGQMLYENVTIPISHLGEISTSFQRVRVNLAKILLVQDRAEKQKYSEQIKELSAEITRNVELAEKTFTGSEEKGLLKDFSDSRTVFRPLIGKIADLSMAGRDAEALAAYNGEATHAAMTEQAAINKLVEFKVKNAKAMSQQNTAMASAAIRFTLILAVVGIILAISFGIFITRIITTPLQEAVRTAQLVADGDLTCKVEPKFQDETGQLLLALKEMNVSLVNIVQDVRNGADSIATATEQISAGNADLSQRTEEQASALEETASSMEELTSTVKQNADNAQQANQLAISASSVAVKGGEVITRVVNTMGSISDSSRKISDIIGVIDGIAFQTNILALNAAVEAARAGEQGRGFAVVAAEVRSLAQRSAAAAKEIKSLIEDSVSKVEDGSKLVEEAGHTTQEIVTSIKRVTDIMAEISAASIEQSSGIEQVNTAITQMDDVTQQNAALVEQAAAAAESLEEQAGQLVQMVSRFKLDENLQLRKVTVEKKVRQIDSLPNKPLAAKARPATALMRLAKAEGHDCAVPAEADGDWKEF; from the coding sequence ATGCAATGGTTCTATAATCTGAAAATCGGTACCAAACTGCTGTCAAGCTTCATCATCCTGGCCCTCATCGCCGGAATCATCGGCTGGATCGGCATTGCCAACATCAACAAGGCCGATGACAATGGCCAGATGCTCTATGAAAATGTGACCATTCCCATCTCCCACTTGGGAGAGATATCAACCAGTTTTCAGCGGGTGCGGGTCAACCTGGCCAAGATACTGCTGGTGCAGGACCGGGCGGAAAAACAGAAATACAGTGAGCAGATCAAGGAGCTGAGTGCCGAGATCACCAGGAACGTGGAGCTGGCGGAGAAGACCTTTACCGGCAGTGAGGAGAAGGGGTTGTTGAAAGATTTCAGCGACAGCCGCACCGTCTTCAGGCCGCTTATCGGTAAGATAGCCGATTTGTCCATGGCCGGCAGGGATGCCGAAGCCCTCGCCGCCTATAACGGGGAAGCGACTCATGCGGCCATGACTGAGCAGGCGGCCATCAACAAGCTGGTGGAGTTCAAGGTCAAAAATGCTAAGGCCATGTCCCAGCAGAACACTGCCATGGCCAGTGCGGCAATCCGCTTCACCCTAATACTGGCAGTTGTCGGTATAATCCTGGCAATCAGCTTCGGCATCTTCATCACCCGCATCATCACCACTCCCCTGCAGGAGGCAGTGCGCACAGCACAGCTGGTAGCCGATGGCGACCTGACCTGCAAGGTGGAGCCGAAATTTCAGGATGAGACCGGCCAGCTGCTCCTGGCCCTGAAGGAGATGAACGTCAGCCTGGTCAATATCGTCCAGGATGTGCGCAACGGTGCCGATTCCATTGCCACTGCCACCGAACAGATCTCCGCCGGCAATGCCGATCTCTCCCAGCGCACCGAGGAACAGGCTTCGGCACTTGAAGAAACCGCCTCCAGCATGGAGGAGCTGACCTCAACCGTTAAGCAGAATGCCGACAATGCCCAGCAGGCCAATCAACTGGCCATCAGTGCCAGCTCGGTAGCGGTCAAAGGGGGAGAGGTCATTACCAGAGTGGTTAACACCATGGGTTCCATCTCCGACAGTTCCCGCAAGATTTCCGACATCATCGGCGTTATCGACGGCATCGCTTTCCAGACCAACATCCTCGCCCTCAATGCAGCTGTGGAGGCGGCCCGGGCCGGTGAACAGGGGCGTGGTTTCGCCGTGGTCGCCGCAGAGGTACGGAGTCTGGCCCAGCGTAGCGCTGCTGCGGCAAAGGAGATCAAGTCACTCATCGAAGACTCGGTAAGCAAGGTGGAGGATGGCAGCAAACTGGTGGAGGAAGCTGGCCACACCACCCAGGAGATTGTCACCAGCATAAAAAGGGTCACCGATATCATGGCTGAAATCTCTGCCGCCTCCATCGAGCAATCCAGCGGTATCGAGCAGGTTAACACCGCCATCACCCAGATGGACGATGTTACCCAGCAGAACGCCGCCCTGGTGGAGCAGGCTGCAGCAGCGGCAGAGTCACTGGAAGAGCAGGCAGGGCAACTGGTGCAGATGGTCAGCCGCTTCAAGCTGGATGAAAACCTGCAATTGCGAAAGGTAACGGTGGAGAAGAAGGTGCGCCAGATCGATTCCCTGCCGAACAAACCTTTGGCTGCCAAGGCCAGGCCGGCCACTGCTCTAATGCGGCTGGCCAAAGCGGAAGGGCATGACTGCGCTGTGCCTGCAGAGGCCGATGGTGACTGGAAAGAATTTTAA
- a CDS encoding STAS domain-containing protein — translation MTVSLQKPLTLSLHGDWSVAGIAGQWALVSAYLAGLKNDNEGADEASRRILISMEGIDALDACGCQLMAIFVRDVRKIGIEPCLTAVPDNLHGIISALGFTHHFQNMDPGAIEQ, via the coding sequence ATGACCGTATCGTTACAGAAGCCGCTGACACTCAGTCTTCATGGTGACTGGTCGGTGGCCGGCATAGCTGGCCAGTGGGCACTGGTTTCAGCGTACCTGGCCGGACTCAAAAATGACAACGAAGGTGCAGACGAAGCCAGCCGGCGGATCCTGATCAGCATGGAGGGCATTGATGCGCTGGATGCCTGCGGATGTCAGCTTATGGCGATCTTCGTCCGCGATGTGCGAAAGATCGGCATCGAGCCATGCCTTACCGCCGTGCCGGATAACCTGCACGGCATCATCAGTGCTCTGGGCTTTACCCACCATTTTCAAAACATGGATCCGGGAGCGATCGAGCAATGA
- a CDS encoding protein-glutamate methylesterase/protein-glutamine glutaminase, whose protein sequence is MAIKVLIIDDSALIRSLLSDIINRQPDMEVAGTAPDPLVAREKIKALNPDVLTLDVEMPRMDGLVFLERLMRLRPTPVIMVSSLTERHSAITLQALELGAFDFVTKPKIDICNSLQDYADELADKIRGAARCRLHRPLRDTVARTIGPKNSADVVLPVHHGRFATTEKVVVIGSSTGGTEALKAYLTTMPPDCPGTLITQHMPETFTRTFARRLDSLCKISVKEAEGGERVLPGHAYIAPGNRHLLLKRSGANYVTELSDAPPVSRHRPSVDVLFRSAANCAGSNAIGIIMTGMGDDGAAGMKEMHDNGAFTLAQDAESCVVFGMPKEAIARGGVDRVVPLPELSSHLFDWLLAQGRRNFRV, encoded by the coding sequence ATGGCTATCAAGGTTCTTATCATAGACGATTCGGCACTGATACGCAGCCTGCTCTCCGACATCATCAACCGCCAGCCCGACATGGAGGTGGCGGGGACCGCCCCGGATCCACTTGTGGCAAGGGAGAAGATCAAGGCGCTCAATCCAGACGTGCTTACCCTGGACGTGGAAATGCCGCGCATGGACGGGCTGGTCTTTCTGGAAAGGCTGATGCGACTGAGGCCGACGCCGGTGATCATGGTTTCATCGTTGACTGAACGGCATTCGGCAATTACGCTCCAGGCCCTGGAGCTGGGGGCTTTCGATTTTGTCACCAAACCGAAGATCGACATCTGCAACAGCCTCCAGGACTATGCCGATGAACTCGCCGACAAGATCCGTGGTGCGGCAAGATGCCGCCTGCACCGGCCATTACGAGATACGGTCGCCAGGACGATCGGGCCAAAAAACTCGGCCGATGTCGTCCTTCCTGTGCACCATGGCAGGTTTGCCACCACGGAAAAGGTCGTTGTCATCGGTTCTTCGACGGGGGGCACTGAAGCACTGAAGGCTTATCTGACCACCATGCCTCCCGATTGCCCTGGCACTCTCATCACCCAGCACATGCCGGAAACCTTCACCAGGACCTTTGCCAGGAGGCTCGACAGCCTGTGTAAAATTTCGGTAAAGGAGGCGGAAGGAGGTGAACGGGTGTTGCCGGGACATGCCTATATCGCTCCGGGGAACCGGCACCTGCTGCTCAAGAGAAGCGGTGCCAATTATGTCACCGAACTGTCGGACGCGCCTCCTGTCAGCCGTCACCGCCCCTCTGTGGACGTACTTTTTCGTTCCGCCGCCAACTGCGCCGGCAGCAATGCCATCGGCATCATCATGACCGGCATGGGAGATGACGGTGCTGCCGGCATGAAAGAGATGCACGACAATGGTGCTTTTACACTTGCTCAGGACGCGGAGAGCTGCGTCGTCTTCGGCATGCCCAAGGAGGCCATTGCCAGGGGAGGAGTTGACCGGGTGGTGCCGCTGCCCGAACTCTCCAGCCATCTCTTTGACTGGCTTTTAGCCCAGGGCCGGCGTAATTTCAGGGTTTAA
- a CDS encoding CheR family methyltransferase — MKMTGMAAAPAGKPPAPAKWDGKETVLFPLKDEEFGRLRELIHSIAGISLSPNKKDLVYSRLARRLRTRRLSSFTDYIGILESGNSLEREAFINALTTNMTSFFREAHHFPILARHLGSIKFNRPITIWTCASSTGEEPYSLAITAIEQFNSFNAPVRILATDIDTNVLKRARKGIYPLEQLQMLSSKRMKRFFLRGKGENDGFAKVKPELQQMITFRQLNLLSTDWGLSERFDAIFCRNVMIYFDKMTQQRVLTNLARYLNPHGLFFAGHAESFHHATDLFRLCGKTVYALRS, encoded by the coding sequence ATGAAAATGACAGGGATGGCGGCCGCACCTGCCGGCAAACCGCCGGCACCGGCCAAGTGGGATGGTAAAGAGACGGTTCTGTTTCCCCTTAAGGACGAGGAATTCGGCCGCCTTCGCGAACTCATTCACAGCATCGCCGGCATCTCCCTTTCACCAAACAAGAAGGACCTGGTCTACAGCCGTCTGGCACGCCGCCTGCGCACCAGACGGCTCTCCTCTTTCACTGACTATATCGGCATCCTGGAAAGCGGCAATAGTCTTGAGCGGGAAGCTTTCATCAATGCACTAACCACCAATATGACCTCCTTTTTTCGCGAGGCCCATCATTTCCCCATTCTCGCCCGCCACCTGGGAAGTATCAAATTCAACAGGCCGATTACCATCTGGACCTGTGCATCTTCCACCGGTGAAGAGCCATATTCACTGGCCATTACTGCCATTGAACAGTTCAACAGTTTCAATGCTCCGGTGCGCATTCTTGCCACGGATATAGATACCAATGTTCTGAAGAGGGCGCGCAAAGGCATCTATCCCCTTGAACAGTTGCAAATGCTCTCTTCGAAGAGGATGAAACGCTTCTTCCTCCGTGGAAAAGGAGAAAACGATGGCTTTGCCAAGGTCAAACCGGAATTGCAGCAGATGATCACCTTCCGGCAGCTCAACCTTCTCAGCACGGACTGGGGGCTGTCAGAAAGATTCGACGCCATCTTCTGCCGCAACGTCATGATTTACTTCGACAAGATGACCCAACAGCGGGTGCTGACAAACCTGGCCCGTTACCTTAATCCCCATGGCCTGTTCTTTGCCGGCCACGCTGAAAGCTTCCACCATGCCACAGATCTGTTCCGGCTCTGCGGCAAGACTGTTTACGCCCTGAGGAGCTGA
- a CDS encoding sensor histidine kinase, whose amino-acid sequence MLNVKMSHMEQEENEFERQSTVASRIDYARLFHAAPVAMCITTLGGRFIEVNEEFLDRSGYCREEVIGFTSAEIGIWLDDNDRVRIISSLIDKGKLKNEDIYFRDKNNNIFAGLFSAELIEINCEPCIFAFITDITERKHLEEQIEMLNTDLMARKMELEMANSELEAFNYTVSHDLNGPLTIIGGFCQLLREQCGPLLKGEHLEYLKRIQEGTRVMEKLIDSLLCFSRLSRCELRRGEVDLSMIAREITDSLRTKAPDHRVICIIADGIRVDGDATFLQIALENLIGNAWKYSSKKEEIFIELGRTESKGRNCYFIRDKGAGFDNIYAETVFSPFKRLHSDREFAGHGIGLATVSRIIQRHGGEIWAEGKVGEGATFYFTL is encoded by the coding sequence ATGCTTAACGTGAAGATGTCTCACATGGAGCAGGAAGAGAATGAGTTTGAACGGCAAAGTACCGTGGCCTCCCGGATTGATTACGCCAGGCTTTTTCATGCTGCACCAGTTGCCATGTGTATCACCACCCTGGGCGGACGGTTCATCGAGGTAAATGAAGAATTTCTCGACAGGAGCGGCTATTGTCGAGAGGAGGTTATCGGCTTTACTTCCGCCGAAATCGGGATCTGGCTGGACGACAATGACCGGGTCCGCATAATCAGCTCACTCATAGATAAAGGCAAGCTGAAAAATGAGGACATCTATTTCAGGGACAAGAACAATAATATCTTCGCCGGACTTTTTTCTGCCGAGCTCATCGAGATAAACTGCGAGCCATGCATTTTTGCCTTCATAACGGACATTACTGAACGAAAACATCTCGAAGAGCAGATAGAGATGCTGAATACGGACCTTATGGCAAGGAAAATGGAACTGGAAATGGCAAACAGTGAACTGGAGGCATTCAACTACACGGTCTCCCATGACCTCAACGGCCCTCTCACAATTATTGGCGGGTTTTGCCAGCTGCTCAGGGAACAGTGCGGTCCTCTGCTGAAAGGAGAACACCTGGAGTACTTGAAACGAATCCAGGAGGGCACCCGAGTGATGGAGAAACTCATCGATTCGCTGCTCTGCTTTTCGCGGCTGTCCAGGTGCGAACTGCGGCGGGGAGAGGTGGATCTGAGCATGATTGCCAGGGAAATCACCGACAGCCTGAGAACGAAAGCTCCCGATCATAGGGTAATATGCATAATTGCAGACGGCATAAGAGTTGACGGTGACGCCACTTTTTTGCAAATCGCCTTGGAGAACCTCATCGGCAATGCCTGGAAGTATTCAAGCAAAAAGGAGGAGATCTTCATCGAGTTGGGGAGAACCGAATCGAAGGGGAGGAACTGCTACTTTATCCGGGATAAGGGGGCCGGTTTCGATAATATATATGCCGAAACCGTGTTCAGCCCATTCAAACGGCTGCACAGCGACAGGGAGTTTGCCGGCCACGGTATCGGCCTCGCCACCGTCAGTCGCATCATCCAACGCCATGGTGGCGAGATCTGGGCTGAAGGAAAAGTCGGGGAAGGAGCTACCTTTTATTTCACATTGTAG